A region from the Sphingomonas sp. S2-65 genome encodes:
- a CDS encoding TonB-dependent receptor: MVAKTMLAALTVSTAVIAVPVAHAQVSYTFDLTAQPLDKALRAVAARTGSNIVFANEAVRGRTASPLHGSYSAAAAYRALLQGSGLSLSVTNGGSYIVTRPRQTTPPGPRGSGTITGHVAEADGNRNVAGALVRVAETGQTTRADDLGNFRFPSVPAGSYTLEITFLGFEPVSQRVDVADGDEARVELAMGDGSGPAQIVVYGSLSARANALNLQRTARNNADVISADDLGNFTGTTFSDALRRAPGVSFQRDSLTGDGTNVVVRGLDPDMNNVKLNGLQLPVGNGTGRSADLSNLLADSVSKITINKSLLPSQDSAGTGGLIEIETLSPLNRPHRYANFQIEGSKSGKDFSDDFLVSGTLAGKFGAEDNFGLSASVQYRRNSVRNISYNTVLKFGAFLPNAANGLPSLTSGEAIDPLASFPFVEGDDQAYVSQLETSFNHVKQSTLAATVSAEWKIGTHSNLKFDFQHAEADRTTYSLTDKFAGLSEYSDIPGGQAISALHLSLAPGDASLQRSQGYHYDPNAKTVTDTYSFNGKTNLGKLTFNYLLGYAHGSERHDRSTTLELRMPDSDALAGYFLPEATDPGLGYIVTPFGTRQGDGIPIPLLSQAGWNFVNDNSRYTIDNGTGQIDATIGNNDRYTAEASVRWDVGAGFLRYLEMGGRYERATFKSDLVRTQFGGGATVASLGLAFEPTDLSRIGVNGTGFSAMSESTLIQFLDNLDDYTARFPQFVLMPIKPAIDQDKQNTREDNYAAYVQADLQFGKLQVIGGVRYNRTDLSASNLFFPTYIGPLQGGGFGVDLNFQNQFSKLITETAKSEDFLPRILFNYRQSDNLIFRGGYFLSVARPQIGELSSQARISFINIPIPGPDGVKPVLQVNSGNPNLKQATTHNFDLSAEYYHKIGIMKVSGFYKRITNLLQSNRTDGPANLAAITLPDSPYFQGPPYFDPAHPENYFITGGSPINSDHPAELWGVEGQVERRFDFLPGALSGLGVFANYTYTHSTRTQRYSWAYAPANEDSIYEFSGVPFSQQPKHSGTAALTYNKYGFDGTLAYGFQSSTLSVFYPRGLSVYGKSVRTLDLRAEYYLKPQFGKLRVYFEASDLLKGTRSPDVQELIGSVYSRATYLGGRRFRLGVSTTF, encoded by the coding sequence ATGGTCGCTAAAACAATGCTCGCGGCGCTGACGGTATCGACCGCAGTGATCGCAGTTCCGGTCGCACACGCTCAAGTCAGCTACACCTTCGATCTCACCGCCCAGCCGCTCGACAAGGCGCTGCGCGCGGTCGCGGCGCGTACGGGGTCGAACATCGTCTTCGCCAACGAAGCCGTGCGGGGGAGGACAGCGTCACCGCTCCATGGCAGCTACAGCGCCGCCGCCGCTTACCGTGCACTGCTGCAAGGGTCGGGGCTTTCGCTCAGCGTCACCAATGGCGGGTCGTACATCGTCACGCGCCCGCGGCAGACCACCCCACCCGGCCCCCGCGGATCGGGCACGATCACCGGGCATGTCGCCGAAGCGGACGGCAATCGCAACGTAGCCGGGGCGCTGGTTCGCGTCGCCGAGACCGGGCAGACCACCAGGGCCGACGATCTGGGGAATTTCCGTTTCCCTAGCGTGCCGGCGGGCAGTTACACGCTGGAGATCACGTTCCTTGGCTTCGAGCCGGTAAGCCAGCGCGTCGACGTGGCGGACGGAGACGAAGCGCGGGTCGAGCTCGCGATGGGGGACGGCAGCGGTCCGGCACAGATCGTCGTGTACGGGTCGCTGAGCGCCCGTGCCAACGCGCTCAACCTTCAGCGCACCGCCAGGAACAACGCCGATGTGATCTCGGCCGACGATCTGGGCAATTTCACCGGCACCACCTTCTCCGATGCGCTGCGCCGCGCGCCCGGCGTGTCGTTCCAGCGCGACTCCCTGACCGGTGACGGCACGAACGTCGTCGTCCGCGGGCTCGATCCGGACATGAACAACGTAAAGCTCAACGGCCTCCAGCTTCCCGTCGGCAACGGCACCGGGCGCTCGGCCGATCTCAGCAACCTGCTGGCAGACTCGGTCAGCAAGATCACGATCAACAAGAGCCTGCTGCCGAGTCAGGACAGTGCCGGCACCGGCGGCCTGATCGAAATCGAGACGCTGTCGCCGCTGAACCGCCCGCACCGCTACGCCAATTTCCAGATCGAAGGCAGCAAGAGCGGCAAGGACTTCAGCGACGACTTCCTGGTATCCGGGACCCTGGCCGGAAAGTTCGGCGCAGAGGACAATTTCGGCCTGAGCGCGTCGGTGCAATATCGCCGCAACTCGGTGCGCAACATCTCGTACAACACCGTGCTCAAGTTCGGCGCGTTCCTGCCGAACGCCGCGAACGGGCTGCCCAGCCTGACCTCCGGCGAGGCGATCGATCCGCTCGCGAGCTTCCCCTTCGTGGAGGGCGACGACCAGGCATATGTCAGCCAGCTGGAAACCAGCTTCAACCATGTGAAGCAGTCGACGCTCGCTGCGACTGTGTCGGCCGAATGGAAGATCGGCACGCACAGCAACCTGAAGTTCGACTTCCAGCATGCCGAAGCCGATCGGACGACCTACTCGCTCACCGACAAGTTCGCGGGACTGAGCGAGTATTCGGACATTCCCGGTGGGCAGGCGATCTCGGCGCTGCATCTGAGCCTGGCGCCCGGCGACGCATCGCTGCAGCGCTCGCAGGGCTATCACTATGATCCCAACGCGAAGACGGTCACCGACACTTACAGCTTCAATGGCAAGACCAACCTGGGCAAGCTGACCTTCAACTATCTGCTGGGCTATGCGCATGGCAGCGAGCGGCACGATCGGAGCACCACGCTGGAGCTGCGCATGCCCGATAGCGATGCACTGGCGGGCTACTTCCTGCCCGAAGCGACCGATCCGGGGCTCGGCTACATCGTCACGCCATTCGGCACCCGGCAGGGAGACGGGATCCCGATCCCGCTGCTGAGCCAGGCGGGTTGGAACTTCGTCAACGACAATTCCCGCTACACGATCGACAACGGCACCGGCCAGATCGACGCGACGATCGGAAACAACGACCGGTACACGGCCGAAGCCAGCGTCCGGTGGGACGTGGGTGCCGGGTTCCTGAGATACCTGGAAATGGGCGGTCGCTACGAGCGCGCCACGTTCAAGAGCGACCTGGTGCGGACGCAGTTCGGCGGCGGGGCGACGGTCGCGTCGCTAGGACTGGCGTTCGAGCCGACCGATCTTAGCCGCATCGGCGTGAACGGCACCGGGTTCAGCGCGATGAGCGAATCCACTCTGATCCAGTTCCTCGACAATCTCGACGACTATACCGCGCGCTTTCCCCAGTTCGTGCTGATGCCGATCAAGCCGGCGATCGACCAGGACAAGCAGAACACGCGGGAGGATAATTACGCGGCCTATGTTCAGGCCGACCTCCAGTTCGGCAAGCTCCAGGTGATCGGCGGGGTGCGCTACAACCGCACCGATCTCAGTGCGAGCAACCTGTTCTTCCCGACCTATATCGGCCCGCTCCAGGGTGGCGGATTCGGCGTCGACCTGAACTTCCAGAACCAGTTCAGCAAGCTGATCACGGAGACCGCCAAGTCCGAGGATTTCCTGCCGCGGATCCTGTTCAACTATCGGCAGAGCGACAACCTCATCTTCCGCGGAGGCTATTTCCTGTCGGTCGCGCGGCCGCAGATCGGTGAGCTTTCCAGCCAGGCACGGATCAGCTTCATCAACATCCCGATACCTGGACCCGACGGCGTCAAGCCGGTGCTCCAGGTCAATTCGGGCAATCCCAACCTGAAGCAGGCAACGACCCACAATTTCGACCTGAGCGCCGAATATTACCACAAGATCGGCATCATGAAGGTCAGCGGCTTCTACAAGCGCATCACCAACCTGCTCCAGTCGAACCGCACCGATGGCCCGGCCAATCTCGCCGCCATCACGCTGCCGGACAGCCCCTATTTCCAGGGCCCGCCCTATTTCGATCCGGCGCACCCGGAAAACTATTTCATCACCGGCGGCTCCCCGATCAACAGTGACCACCCGGCCGAGCTCTGGGGCGTCGAGGGGCAGGTCGAACGGCGCTTCGACTTCCTGCCCGGGGCCCTAAGCGGCCTCGGTGTCTTCGCCAACTACACCTACACGCACAGCACCCGTACCCAGCGCTATAGCTGGGCCTATGCGCCAGCTAACGAAGACAGCATCTACGAGTTCTCCGGCGTGCCGTTCAGCCAGCAGCCCAAGCACTCGGGAACCGCGGCGCTGACCTACAACAAATACGGGTTCGACGGCACGCTGGCCTATGGCTTCCAGTCGAGCACGCTCAGCGTCTTCTACCCGCGGGGGCTCAGCGTCTATGGCAAGAGCGTTCGTACCCTGGACCTGCGCGCCGAATATTATCTGAAGCCGCAGTTCGGCAAGCTGCGCGTCTATTTCGAAGCATCGGACCTGCTGAAGGGCACGCGCAGCCCCGACGTCCAGGAACTGATCGGCAGTGTCTATAGCCGCGCCACCTATCTGGGTGGCCGCCGCTTCCGGCTTGGCGTCTCAACTACGTTCTGA
- a CDS encoding FecR family protein, translating to MVTRPFPARHADAEAAAWIARLQADDRSSSTDAGLQEWLRADPANADAFERATELWAMLPGVALCADAATPVRQSAAPQGWATRRQFQALAASALLLIGVGAGWWLFDGGDDYGTRRGEQKVATLEDGSRIALNTDTEVEVRYARDERRVTLERGEAMFDVAPNHARPFLVTAGDKQIRALGTSFIVRRTGSGVVVTLLEGKVSVTDRRAVNKSVNPTILAPGERLTANADAPSTIDQPAIDAVTAWRRGQAVFSDTPLSAAVAELNRYGGPHIAVEDPHLASLRVSGVFATSDTTEFAAAIAALHGLRIQKTGTELRIVR from the coding sequence ATGGTGACGCGCCCCTTCCCTGCCCGGCACGCCGACGCGGAAGCGGCGGCGTGGATCGCGCGGCTTCAGGCGGACGACCGCAGCAGTTCGACCGACGCGGGATTGCAGGAATGGCTGCGCGCCGATCCCGCCAATGCCGACGCGTTCGAACGCGCGACGGAACTCTGGGCGATGTTGCCGGGCGTTGCATTGTGCGCCGACGCGGCGACACCGGTCCGGCAGAGCGCGGCTCCGCAGGGCTGGGCCACACGGCGGCAGTTCCAGGCGCTCGCGGCCTCGGCGTTGCTATTGATCGGCGTGGGCGCGGGCTGGTGGCTGTTCGACGGCGGCGATGATTACGGAACGCGGCGCGGCGAGCAGAAGGTGGCGACGCTAGAGGATGGCAGCCGCATCGCGCTCAACACCGACACCGAGGTCGAGGTACGCTATGCGCGCGACGAGCGCCGCGTCACCCTCGAGCGCGGCGAGGCGATGTTCGACGTGGCGCCGAACCATGCGCGGCCTTTTCTGGTCACCGCGGGCGACAAGCAGATCCGCGCGCTGGGGACCAGCTTCATCGTCCGCCGCACGGGGAGCGGCGTGGTCGTCACGCTGCTGGAGGGGAAAGTGTCGGTTACCGATCGGCGCGCCGTCAACAAGAGCGTCAATCCGACGATCCTCGCCCCCGGCGAGCGGCTGACCGCGAACGCGGACGCGCCGTCCACCATCGACCAGCCGGCGATCGATGCCGTCACCGCGTGGCGCCGCGGACAGGCGGTGTTCTCCGATACTCCATTGTCCGCCGCCGTGGCCGAGCTTAACCGCTATGGCGGCCCTCATATCGCCGTCGAGGACCCCCACCTCGCCTCGCTGCGCGTGTCGGGCGTATTCGCAACCAGCGATACCACCGAATTCGCTGCGGCGATTGCAGCGCTGCACGGCCTGCGTATCCAGAAGACAGGCACCGAGCTTCGGATCGTGCGCTGA
- a CDS encoding M16 family metallopeptidase, giving the protein MKHFRLLAAAATIALAHPAMAQELAPYQQFTLPNGLRVIVHEDHKTPKVAVAVWYHVGSMNEPEGKSGFAHLFEHLMFNGSEHHDKEYMPPLQEIGVSGVNGATGNDQTYYYEVVPTGGLERVLWLESDRMGYLLGAVTQAKLDEQRAVVQNEKRNREGQPYATMSQRAAAALFPVGHPYHHPVIGSMEDLNAASLDDVKEWFRQYYGASNAVVTLSGDVTLEQAKALVTKYFGNVPAGPPTGRVTAWVPELARDQHEVMLDNVPQPAITWSWAVPGRGTAEAPGLRMAAQLLGRGKTSRLYQALVHDQQVATYASASYESSAVAGTFSIEVRPAEGVAPAKLEAAVRAVLRDFLSTSASPAELERAKVTSYGDSVRAMESLFVKAMALSDGAVFADNPGQYQEDDRRFAALSAAEVRGAAGTWLSKPSYRLTVLPYGSHDVVADAADRKTIPALAPFPALKLPDLKEARLSNGIQVRFSERPGTPTVDLAMVFNAGQAAEQHMKRGLQGFTLGLMDEGTATLDAQKFAERQGLLGTRIWVTSSSDTTDFALSALTRKLPESIALWADYVRNPGFRAADLERDRALQLSGLQQSLSDPNAIAQRSLTYLLYGPDHAYGAALANRAATLKAFTREDVIAFHQSWIRPDNAVIYAAGDTQLPVLIAALEEAFGDWKAPARAKGTKTLDPVPPAAGPRIVLIDKPGASQSVIQAGQIVGSGMDPHDFELGALNDVLGGGFTARLNMNLREGKGWTYGANSYVADARGPQVLGIATSIQTDKTAEALSEIDKELRGLQRAKPATAEELALLTKGQVLGLPGQFETNQAMVGYLQQVSRFGRPYDYITSLPARYAALRPETITAAANADLHPERMTWVVVGDLAKIEAPIRALGWPGVEIWDAEGRRVRN; this is encoded by the coding sequence ATGAAGCATTTCCGCCTGCTCGCTGCCGCGGCGACGATCGCCCTCGCCCATCCTGCCATGGCGCAGGAACTCGCGCCCTATCAGCAGTTCACGCTGCCGAACGGCCTGCGGGTGATCGTGCATGAGGATCACAAGACGCCGAAAGTGGCGGTGGCCGTGTGGTACCATGTCGGGTCGATGAACGAGCCGGAGGGCAAATCGGGCTTCGCGCACCTGTTCGAGCATCTGATGTTCAACGGCTCGGAACATCATGACAAGGAATATATGCCGCCGCTCCAAGAGATCGGCGTCTCGGGCGTCAACGGCGCCACCGGTAACGATCAGACCTATTATTACGAGGTCGTTCCCACCGGTGGGTTGGAACGGGTGCTGTGGCTCGAGTCCGATCGCATGGGCTATCTGTTGGGGGCGGTGACCCAGGCCAAGCTCGACGAGCAGCGCGCAGTGGTTCAAAACGAGAAGCGCAACCGTGAGGGCCAACCCTACGCGACGATGAGCCAGCGCGCCGCGGCAGCGCTGTTCCCGGTCGGACATCCCTATCATCACCCGGTGATCGGATCGATGGAGGACCTGAACGCCGCCTCGCTCGACGATGTGAAGGAGTGGTTCCGCCAATATTATGGCGCATCGAACGCCGTGGTGACGCTCTCGGGGGACGTGACCCTCGAGCAGGCCAAGGCGCTGGTCACCAAGTATTTCGGCAATGTACCCGCCGGTCCGCCGACCGGGCGCGTAACCGCCTGGGTACCCGAGCTGGCGCGCGATCAGCACGAAGTGATGCTCGACAATGTGCCCCAACCGGCGATCACCTGGAGCTGGGCCGTGCCGGGGCGCGGTACGGCGGAAGCGCCCGGGCTCCGCATGGCGGCACAGCTGCTGGGGCGCGGTAAGACCTCGCGGCTCTACCAGGCCCTCGTTCACGATCAACAGGTCGCGACCTATGCCTCGGCGAGCTATGAGAGCTCGGCGGTTGCCGGCACCTTCTCGATCGAGGTGCGTCCGGCAGAAGGCGTCGCCCCTGCCAAGTTGGAGGCGGCGGTGCGCGCGGTGCTTCGCGACTTCCTGTCCACCAGCGCCTCCCCGGCCGAACTCGAGCGCGCGAAGGTCACGTCCTACGGCGACTCCGTGCGGGCCATGGAGTCGCTCTTCGTCAAGGCGATGGCATTGTCCGACGGCGCGGTGTTCGCCGATAATCCAGGGCAGTATCAGGAGGATGACCGCCGCTTCGCCGCGCTGAGCGCAGCCGAGGTACGGGGTGCTGCCGGAACATGGCTGAGCAAGCCGTCCTACCGGCTGACGGTGCTTCCTTATGGCTCGCACGACGTCGTTGCCGATGCGGCAGACCGAAAGACGATTCCCGCGCTTGCCCCCTTCCCCGCGCTCAAGCTTCCCGATCTGAAGGAGGCACGGCTTTCCAACGGCATCCAGGTCCGCTTTTCCGAACGGCCCGGTACGCCGACGGTGGACCTGGCGATGGTGTTCAATGCCGGCCAGGCTGCCGAGCAGCACATGAAGCGCGGTCTGCAGGGCTTCACGCTGGGGTTGATGGACGAGGGTACCGCGACGCTCGACGCGCAGAAATTCGCTGAACGCCAAGGCCTGCTCGGAACCCGGATCTGGGTAACGTCGAGCAGCGACACCACCGATTTTGCGCTCTCCGCGCTCACCCGCAAGCTCCCCGAGTCCATCGCATTGTGGGCGGACTATGTCCGCAATCCCGGCTTCCGGGCCGCCGACCTGGAGCGGGACCGCGCGCTGCAACTGTCGGGCCTGCAACAGTCGCTTTCGGACCCGAACGCCATCGCCCAGCGAAGCCTGACCTATCTGCTATATGGGCCCGATCACGCCTATGGGGCGGCATTGGCAAACCGCGCGGCGACGCTGAAGGCCTTCACGCGCGAGGATGTGATCGCCTTTCACCAGAGCTGGATCCGCCCCGACAATGCCGTGATCTACGCTGCCGGGGACACGCAGTTACCGGTGCTGATCGCCGCGCTCGAGGAGGCGTTCGGCGACTGGAAGGCACCGGCGCGCGCGAAGGGCACCAAGACCCTGGACCCGGTCCCGCCCGCTGCCGGACCGCGGATCGTGCTGATCGACAAGCCCGGCGCGTCGCAATCGGTGATCCAGGCCGGACAGATCGTCGGATCGGGCATGGACCCGCACGACTTCGAACTTGGGGCGCTCAACGATGTGCTGGGCGGCGGCTTCACTGCCCGGCTGAACATGAACCTGCGCGAGGGCAAGGGATGGACCTATGGCGCCAATTCCTATGTCGCCGACGCGCGTGGACCCCAGGTGCTGGGGATCGCCACGAGCATCCAGACCGACAAGACCGCCGAAGCGCTTTCGGAGATCGACAAGGAGCTTCGCGGACTCCAGCGCGCCAAGCCCGCGACGGCTGAGGAACTCGCCCTGCTCACCAAGGGACAAGTGCTAGGCCTGCCCGGCCAGTTCGAAACCAACCAAGCGATGGTGGGCTATCTCCAGCAGGTAAGCCGCTTCGGCCGCCCCTATGACTACATCACCTCCCTGCCCGCCCGGTACGCCGCCCTTCGACCGGAAACGATCACCGCCGCGGCGAATGCGGATCTGCATCCCGAAAGGATGACGTGGGTCGTGGTCGGCGACCTCGCCAAGATCGAGGCGCCGATCCGCGCCTTGGGCTGGCCGGGCGTAGAGATATGGGACGCGGAAGGACGCAGGGTTCGCAACTGA
- a CDS encoding RNA polymerase sigma factor, with protein MPSVAEMLAKARRAVLRRGVSEEDADELVHDAFLRIERYERAQEARSREALLVTAAVNLSIDQRRRRQRSPFVEIDNFHAIADATPDPSQIVEQQARLRHASEGLAQLPERTRRILLRRRLDGLAYAEIAAAEGMSVAAVEKQVARATLQLMQWMAEW; from the coding sequence ATGCCGAGTGTTGCTGAGATGCTGGCCAAAGCCAGACGAGCAGTGCTTCGGCGCGGGGTCTCCGAAGAGGATGCGGACGAACTCGTGCACGACGCCTTTCTGCGGATCGAAAGATATGAGCGCGCGCAGGAGGCGCGTTCGCGCGAGGCGTTGCTCGTCACCGCGGCGGTCAATCTGTCGATCGACCAGCGTCGCCGCCGCCAGCGCTCGCCTTTCGTGGAGATCGACAACTTCCACGCGATCGCGGATGCCACCCCCGACCCTTCGCAGATCGTCGAGCAGCAGGCACGGCTCCGGCATGCTTCGGAGGGGCTGGCCCAGCTTCCGGAGCGGACCCGCCGCATCCTGCTCCGGCGCCGGCTCGACGGGCTCGCTTATGCCGAGATTGCCGCAGCCGAGGGTATGTCGGTCGCGGCGGTAGAGAAGCAGGTCGCGCGTGCGACGCTTCAGTTGATGCAGTGGATGGCGGAATGGTGA